In Phaeobacter piscinae, one genomic interval encodes:
- a CDS encoding tetratricopeptide repeat protein: MENKLRIRHFGAFGVFLPDGESILLGSKHQALLALLSTAEGGVRTRAFLERTLWSLAQPEQAKASLRTALSTLRRHLGTECASLLSANRERVVLDLSKIEVDADPGKGDFMEGFELPHETTFAVWLEQQRNELTRADARNRAATGMLRDYSRAVLDSLLPPIAVLPFVHRAPGDAKSPLGALLSEELVRHLSRSHAFCVTSYLASRQFDPHQIRPSEVYSMAGANYLVSGTVNLTGQTYRLQVDLHDAERERVIWSRDFTESLSTLTSGCSAALRDVTAQIGWTVVGESVRLVGFRPLSKHDSHTLLMAAIALMQDMQLPQFNQAQEILAVLLEREVQHPVALTWMAMWHVMRVQKGFSTDRQLDAHLANQLIAAALAQDPSFSLALTVRGLIASHLMFRFDLAQDSYDLALKDNPNEALALLLKGTTLAYQNQPEDAVRLTDAARRLSPLGPQRYYFDSLSATANLGAQNYDRAVSLADRSLQANPTFPSTLRTKAIALQSMGQTAKARDVVKSLLDVQPGFNIARYEKDHAAPNAPFGKDWSKALRSAGVPA; the protein is encoded by the coding sequence ATGGAAAATAAACTTAGAATTCGCCATTTCGGCGCGTTTGGAGTTTTTCTGCCCGATGGAGAGAGTATTCTTCTCGGCTCAAAGCACCAAGCATTGTTGGCACTTTTGTCTACCGCCGAGGGCGGAGTACGAACGCGGGCGTTTCTGGAGCGCACCCTTTGGAGTTTGGCGCAGCCAGAACAGGCCAAGGCGAGCCTGCGCACCGCACTATCGACACTTCGACGACATCTTGGAACGGAATGCGCGTCTCTGCTCTCTGCAAATCGAGAGCGCGTGGTGCTAGATTTGTCCAAAATTGAAGTGGATGCAGACCCGGGGAAAGGCGATTTCATGGAGGGATTCGAACTTCCTCATGAGACGACATTTGCGGTTTGGTTGGAACAGCAGCGCAATGAGTTGACACGAGCGGATGCGCGGAACCGGGCTGCAACCGGAATGCTGAGAGACTACAGCCGTGCCGTGCTTGATAGCCTGTTGCCACCGATAGCGGTGCTGCCTTTTGTGCATCGTGCGCCAGGAGATGCGAAATCGCCGCTCGGTGCCTTACTATCCGAGGAACTGGTGCGCCATCTGTCGCGCAGTCACGCCTTTTGCGTGACGTCTTACCTGGCTTCGCGGCAGTTTGACCCGCATCAGATCCGACCAAGTGAAGTCTATTCAATGGCGGGTGCCAATTATTTGGTCTCGGGAACGGTAAATCTCACCGGACAGACCTATCGGCTTCAGGTCGATCTGCATGATGCCGAACGTGAGCGGGTTATCTGGTCCCGTGATTTCACAGAGTCCCTGTCGACACTGACCAGCGGGTGCAGCGCCGCATTGCGGGATGTGACTGCGCAGATCGGATGGACGGTTGTGGGGGAGTCAGTACGACTTGTCGGCTTTCGCCCCTTGTCCAAGCACGACAGTCACACGCTGCTGATGGCTGCGATTGCACTGATGCAGGACATGCAGCTGCCGCAGTTCAATCAGGCGCAGGAAATTCTCGCGGTGTTGCTGGAGCGTGAGGTGCAGCACCCGGTTGCTCTGACCTGGATGGCCATGTGGCACGTGATGCGCGTACAGAAGGGGTTCTCGACCGACCGACAATTGGATGCGCATCTGGCCAATCAGCTGATTGCGGCGGCACTGGCGCAGGATCCGTCCTTTTCGCTGGCTTTGACCGTGCGCGGATTGATCGCGAGCCACCTGATGTTCCGCTTCGATCTGGCGCAGGATTCCTATGACCTTGCGCTGAAGGACAATCCGAACGAGGCTCTGGCTCTGCTGCTCAAGGGGACAACGCTTGCCTATCAGAACCAGCCGGAAGATGCCGTGCGCCTGACTGATGCCGCGCGTCGTCTGTCACCGCTTGGGCCGCAGCGATATTACTTTGATTCGCTCTCGGCAACTGCCAACCTTGGGGCGCAGAACTATGATCGCGCGGTCAGCCTTGCGGATCGGTCGCTACAGGCCAACCCGACGTTCCCGTCAACGTTGCGGACGAAGGCCATTGCCCTGCAATCCATGGGTCAAACGGCCAAGGCGCGGGATGTTGTGAAATCCCTGCTGGATGTCCAGCCGGGCTTCAATATCGCCCGCTATGAGAAAGACCATGCCGCCCCCAATGCCCCTTTCGGCAAAGACTGGAGCAAGGCGCTGAGATCCGCAGGCGTTCCTGCCTGA
- a CDS encoding NADPH:quinone reductase, with translation MKAITYRAFGPAETVLQLEDLPDIAPARGELRVELAYSGVNPSDVKARAGARAGVSELPYPVIVPHSDGSGVVVEVGEGVDPARIGEEVWIWNGQWQRPNGTAASSITLPANQAAPLPAGLTLQQGAVLGIPALTAAHTVFSGGDVGGKTVLIQGGAGTVGLLAVQLAKWGGARVVATCSSADFERVQRAGADAVLSYAEDDLADQILAANGGRPVDHIVEVEFGANCAVDTAVIAPNGRITAYGSARDMTPSLPFYPLMFKAVTLEMALVYLLPAEARRNAIERINAAAAQGALQPPVAAVFDLADTAQAHQAVEAGKRAGAILVKTG, from the coding sequence ATGAAAGCGATCACATATCGGGCATTTGGACCGGCGGAAACTGTGCTGCAATTGGAGGATCTGCCCGATATTGCGCCTGCGCGGGGCGAACTGCGCGTTGAACTGGCCTATTCCGGCGTCAACCCATCAGATGTGAAGGCAAGGGCCGGTGCCCGTGCTGGCGTCTCTGAACTGCCCTATCCTGTGATTGTCCCGCATAGCGACGGATCTGGCGTGGTCGTCGAGGTGGGCGAGGGGGTTGATCCGGCCCGGATCGGTGAGGAGGTCTGGATCTGGAATGGTCAGTGGCAACGTCCAAATGGCACCGCAGCCAGCTCGATCACCCTGCCCGCGAATCAGGCTGCTCCTCTGCCCGCAGGGCTGACCCTACAACAGGGGGCAGTCTTGGGTATTCCTGCACTTACAGCGGCTCATACAGTGTTTTCTGGCGGCGATGTCGGTGGCAAAACGGTGCTGATCCAAGGTGGCGCCGGTACGGTTGGTCTGCTGGCGGTGCAGTTGGCCAAATGGGGCGGCGCGCGGGTGGTTGCCACCTGCTCGTCCGCGGATTTCGAACGGGTGCAGCGTGCCGGAGCTGATGCAGTGCTGAGTTACGCTGAGGATGATCTGGCTGACCAGATCCTGGCGGCAAACGGGGGCCGTCCCGTGGATCACATTGTTGAGGTCGAATTTGGCGCCAATTGTGCGGTCGACACCGCCGTCATCGCCCCCAACGGACGCATCACCGCATATGGATCAGCACGGGACATGACCCCAAGCCTGCCGTTCTATCCCTTGATGTTCAAAGCCGTAACGCTGGAGATGGCGCTGGTCTATCTGTTGCCCGCAGAGGCCCGGCGCAATGCCATCGAACGTATCAATGCCGCTGCGGCGCAGGGCGCGCTACAGCCTCCTGTCGCTGCGGTTTTCGATCTGGCGGATACAGCTCAGGCGCATCAGGCCGTGGAGGCCGGAAAACGCGCAGGCGCGATCCTTGTAAAGACTGGGTGA
- a CDS encoding LacI family DNA-binding transcriptional regulator: MKRQGPAAGRRLSRVTAADVAEIAGVSRSAVSRAFTEGAYLDQEKRERILLAAHELGYQPNALAATLQGARSNLVAVFAGEMRNEYDKEATSALIAGLNAAGKWPVVIAGSGDHARDAVTQVLRYPLDAMILRSGSLATEIVDLCSKLHIPVIASGRIIDAERVDNICLRNHQAALLAADLFAQRGRQHVALVGGPDDFGATAERRNGLLEGLVKHRLTLAGEIKGNYTTESGYFATQRLLEQADFDGIFCANDAMAIGALGALKDAGRAVSQDISVIGFDDIEMARWPTIRLTTLRNPIDDMVAAVLCCLDRRLDHPQAQEETVLLDAELILRDTH, translated from the coding sequence ATGAAACGACAAGGGCCAGCAGCTGGTAGGCGGCTTTCGCGCGTGACAGCAGCGGATGTCGCTGAAATTGCAGGTGTTTCGCGTTCGGCAGTGTCGCGGGCCTTCACCGAGGGCGCCTATCTTGATCAGGAAAAGCGCGAACGCATCCTGTTGGCCGCCCACGAGTTGGGCTATCAGCCAAACGCACTGGCGGCCACGTTGCAGGGCGCCCGCTCAAATCTGGTTGCGGTCTTTGCGGGTGAGATGCGGAATGAATACGACAAGGAGGCCACCTCGGCCCTGATTGCTGGCCTAAACGCTGCGGGTAAATGGCCAGTGGTGATCGCCGGTAGTGGCGACCATGCCCGCGATGCCGTCACTCAGGTGCTGCGATATCCGCTGGACGCGATGATTCTGCGCAGCGGCAGCCTCGCCACCGAGATTGTCGATCTTTGCAGCAAACTGCATATCCCCGTCATTGCCTCTGGCCGTATTATCGACGCTGAGCGGGTCGACAACATATGTCTGCGCAATCATCAGGCCGCCCTGCTGGCAGCAGATCTGTTTGCGCAACGCGGGCGGCAGCACGTCGCACTTGTGGGCGGGCCGGACGACTTCGGCGCGACCGCTGAGCGTCGGAATGGGCTGCTCGAGGGCCTGGTGAAGCATCGGCTCACCCTTGCTGGAGAAATCAAAGGAAACTACACGACCGAGAGCGGATATTTCGCCACCCAAAGACTGTTGGAACAGGCCGACTTTGATGGGATATTCTGTGCCAATGATGCCATGGCCATCGGCGCACTCGGGGCGCTGAAGGATGCCGGGCGTGCCGTATCACAGGATATCTCGGTCATCGGTTTTGACGATATCGAAATGGCCCGCTGGCCAACCATCCGGCTGACCACATTGCGAAACCCCATTGATGACATGGTCGCTGCGGTGTTGTGCTGTTTGGATCGACGCCTTGACCATCCGCAAGCGCAAGAAGAGACTGTGCTGCTGGATGCGGAACTCATTCTGCGTGACACGCACTAA
- a CDS encoding extracellular solute-binding protein — translation MKRIAFTTAATLAFAANAAFAETEITWWHAMGGALGDTVNQIASDFNASQDEYKITPVFKGTYEETLTAGIAAFRAGEQPNVMQVFDAGAATVIGAKGATIPVQDLLADNGVDFDINDYIAGVRYFYADSDGKMIGMPFNSSTPIMYYNIQALEKAGVTAPKTWEEFQTVTAPALKEAGYTALSQSHLPWIFTENFHSRHNLPFATNNNGYDGVDTQILVNNDAIKAHFTAVTDWQEKGHFEWFGTGWGDNQTPFEEGKVAMWLGSSGSFGGLSKKDLPFDFSATMLPYWEGVTKEPTQTFIGGASLFAMAGHDAEENKATAAFFDFLTSSEVQYFWHKETGYVPITEAAYEMAKADGHYDRAPAAEVGIQQLSLPGGDNTKGYRMGFYVQIRDVMNREYGRILTGETSVEDAFNAIEAEANNLLARFAKTQG, via the coding sequence ATGAAACGTATTGCGTTCACAACCGCTGCCACGCTGGCATTCGCCGCCAATGCTGCATTTGCCGAAACTGAAATCACCTGGTGGCACGCCATGGGTGGTGCGCTGGGTGATACCGTCAACCAGATCGCATCTGACTTCAACGCGAGCCAGGATGAGTATAAGATCACCCCGGTTTTCAAGGGCACCTATGAGGAGACCCTGACCGCAGGCATCGCCGCCTTCCGCGCGGGTGAGCAACCCAATGTGATGCAGGTGTTTGACGCCGGCGCCGCTACCGTGATTGGCGCGAAGGGCGCGACCATTCCGGTGCAGGATCTCTTGGCCGACAATGGCGTTGATTTCGACATCAATGACTATATCGCTGGTGTGCGCTATTTCTACGCCGACAGCGATGGCAAGATGATCGGCATGCCGTTCAACTCCTCCACGCCCATTATGTACTATAACATTCAGGCGCTGGAGAAAGCGGGGGTTACCGCACCCAAGACCTGGGAAGAATTCCAGACCGTGACTGCGCCCGCGCTGAAAGAGGCTGGGTATACCGCCCTGTCGCAATCGCACCTGCCCTGGATCTTCACCGAGAACTTCCATTCCCGCCATAACCTGCCGTTTGCAACCAACAACAATGGTTACGACGGCGTCGACACTCAGATTCTGGTGAACAATGACGCGATCAAAGCGCATTTCACCGCCGTGACTGACTGGCAGGAAAAGGGCCATTTTGAATGGTTCGGCACGGGCTGGGGGGACAACCAGACGCCGTTTGAAGAAGGCAAGGTTGCCATGTGGCTGGGGTCTTCCGGCTCTTTTGGTGGTCTGAGCAAAAAAGACCTGCCGTTTGATTTCTCCGCTACCATGCTGCCCTATTGGGAAGGTGTGACCAAAGAGCCGACGCAGACGTTCATCGGCGGCGCGTCCCTGTTTGCGATGGCTGGTCATGATGCCGAAGAAAACAAGGCAACCGCTGCGTTCTTCGACTTCCTGACCTCTTCTGAGGTGCAGTATTTCTGGCACAAAGAGACCGGATATGTGCCAATCACAGAAGCCGCCTATGAAATGGCAAAAGCGGACGGTCATTATGACCGCGCGCCTGCTGCCGAGGTTGGTATCCAGCAGCTGTCGCTGCCCGGTGGTGACAACACCAAAGGCTATCGCATGGGCTTCTACGTGCAGATTCGCGATGTAATGAACCGTGAATACGGCCGCATCCTGACTGGTGAAACATCGGTTGAAGACGCGTTCAACGCCATCGAAGCCGAAGCCAACAACCTGCTGGCCCGTTTCGCAAAAACCCAAGGCTAA
- a CDS encoding ABC transporter permease subunit, producing the protein MKRAGFSTKWMPILLLMPQLVIIAIFFYWPAWHAIQSSFYLQDPFGFGSTFVGLDNYTDLLGNSEYRRVAIFTLVFTVLVTFFSLAIALLLAVKADNVLRGARTYRTLLMWVYAVAPPVAGFIGLIMFDQSWGPLTRLAGVFGWDFVLGVNFNDTAAAMVLVSVWKQIPVNFIFFLSGLQSIPRSVREAALIDNRSATGRFWDVTFPLLAPTGFFLLIINITYALFDTFGIVDTLVKGEPGNNPMTLVYKVYVDGFRGNDLGGSSAQSVILMVLVLALTIFQFRLIDRRIHYT; encoded by the coding sequence GTGAAACGCGCCGGATTCTCGACCAAGTGGATGCCGATCCTGTTGCTGATGCCGCAGCTCGTCATTATCGCTATTTTCTTCTATTGGCCCGCCTGGCATGCAATCCAGTCGTCCTTCTACCTTCAGGATCCGTTTGGGTTTGGCTCGACCTTCGTGGGGCTGGATAACTATACCGATCTTCTGGGCAATTCCGAATATCGCCGTGTCGCGATCTTCACTCTCGTCTTTACAGTGCTGGTAACCTTCTTCTCGCTGGCGATTGCACTGCTGCTGGCGGTGAAGGCGGACAATGTTCTGCGCGGTGCCCGCACCTACCGGACGCTTCTTATGTGGGTCTACGCGGTGGCGCCGCCGGTTGCAGGCTTTATCGGCCTGATCATGTTCGACCAGAGCTGGGGGCCGCTGACGCGCCTTGCTGGCGTCTTTGGTTGGGATTTTGTGCTGGGTGTGAATTTCAATGACACTGCTGCCGCCATGGTTCTGGTGTCGGTCTGGAAACAGATTCCGGTCAACTTCATCTTCTTTTTGTCCGGGCTTCAGTCGATCCCGCGTTCCGTGCGCGAAGCGGCCCTGATCGACAATCGCTCAGCCACAGGCCGGTTCTGGGATGTCACCTTTCCGCTGCTGGCGCCGACCGGCTTCTTCCTGCTGATCATCAATATCACCTATGCGCTGTTCGACACCTTCGGCATCGTCGATACCCTTGTGAAAGGTGAGCCGGGAAACAACCCGATGACCCTGGTTTACAAGGTCTACGTGGATGGTTTCCGTGGCAACGATCTGGGTGGTTCGTCGGCGCAGTCGGTTATTCTGATGGTCCTTGTTCTGGCGCTTACGATCTTTCAGTTCCGGCTGATCGACCGCCGCATCCACTATACCTGA
- a CDS encoding ABC transporter permease subunit — protein sequence MADQTPVQTPRRSINWGAIGDHTVLILGSLFMLVPLIMVVLTTTVPDVDIIKYGPQLKIGDQFDENFEKAMFEASGFSGANTGTRMLFNSFVLGIGFALGKIVIAMMAAYAIVYFRLRFASLAFWVIFTTLLLPLEVRILPSYEVVQQLGMLNTYQGLIIPLIASATATFFFRQYFRSIPEELVEAARIDGAGPVKFFIDILVPLSKTMIAAMFIIMFVFGWNQYLWPTMITTEEDMYTLVRGIKQITQTLEGTNVPEFGRANLLAVIAILPPVAVVIFFQSWFVKGLTESDK from the coding sequence ATGGCTGACCAAACACCCGTCCAAACGCCACGCCGCTCCATCAACTGGGGGGCTATTGGCGACCACACTGTGCTGATCCTCGGCTCGCTGTTCATGTTGGTGCCGCTGATCATGGTGGTGCTGACCACCACGGTGCCGGATGTGGACATCATCAAATACGGCCCGCAGCTGAAAATCGGCGATCAGTTCGATGAGAATTTCGAGAAGGCGATGTTTGAGGCGTCTGGGTTCTCCGGAGCGAATACCGGGACCCGGATGCTGTTCAACTCCTTCGTGCTGGGCATCGGCTTTGCGCTTGGCAAGATCGTGATCGCGATGATGGCGGCCTATGCCATCGTTTACTTCCGCCTGCGGTTCGCCTCGCTGGCATTCTGGGTGATCTTCACCACGCTGCTTCTGCCGCTGGAGGTGCGTATTCTGCCGTCTTATGAGGTCGTGCAGCAGCTGGGTATGCTGAACACCTATCAGGGGCTGATCATTCCGCTGATCGCATCGGCCACGGCGACGTTCTTCTTCCGGCAGTATTTCCGGTCGATCCCCGAAGAACTTGTTGAGGCTGCCCGCATCGACGGGGCAGGGCCGGTGAAGTTCTTCATCGATATTCTCGTGCCGCTGTCCAAAACCATGATCGCAGCGATGTTCATCATCATGTTTGTCTTTGGCTGGAACCAGTATCTCTGGCCCACGATGATCACGACCGAAGAGGACATGTATACGCTGGTGCGGGGGATCAAACAGATCACTCAGACCCTGGAAGGCACAAATGTGCCGGAATTCGGTCGCGCAAATCTTCTGGCAGTGATTGCCATCCTGCCCCCGGTGGCAGTCGTCATTTTCTTCCAAAGCTGGTTCGTCAAGGGCCTGACGGAATCCGATAAGTAA
- a CDS encoding ABC transporter ATP-binding protein, protein MAQVTLNSVRKVYPNGVEAVTSSSFKIEDGEFVVLVGPSGCGKSTLLRMIAGLEDITEGSLEIGDRVVNNVDPADRDIAMVFQNYALYPHMTVRKNIAYGLKNRKTPADEIERKVAEAAKMLNLEEYLDRKPSQLSGGQRQRVAMGRAIVRDPALFLFDEPLSNLDAKLRNQMRIEIKALQRRLGVTSIYVTHDQVEAMTMADRIIVLNGGRIEQIGTPSEIYHNPASVFVASFMGAPPMNLIDATIANGQVTLPDGVSMGALDTSAQGAVKLGIRPEDVQLVAEGGLAINVELIEELGAHRLLHGKLGGQPFTIHVLKDIPVDPGTHQISVDPAAICLFDAESGQRR, encoded by the coding sequence ATGGCTCAGGTTACCCTGAATTCTGTACGCAAGGTCTACCCCAACGGGGTTGAGGCCGTCACCTCCTCCAGCTTCAAGATCGAGGACGGCGAGTTCGTCGTCCTGGTCGGCCCGTCGGGCTGTGGCAAATCCACCCTGCTGCGCATGATCGCCGGTCTGGAGGATATCACCGAAGGCTCGCTGGAGATCGGCGACCGGGTGGTGAACAACGTGGATCCCGCAGATCGCGATATTGCGATGGTGTTCCAGAACTACGCGCTTTACCCGCATATGACCGTGCGCAAGAACATCGCCTACGGTCTGAAAAACCGCAAAACCCCTGCGGATGAGATCGAGCGCAAGGTGGCCGAGGCCGCCAAGATGCTGAACCTCGAAGAGTATCTGGATCGCAAACCGTCTCAGTTGTCCGGTGGACAGCGCCAGCGGGTTGCCATGGGCCGTGCCATCGTGCGTGACCCGGCATTGTTCCTGTTCGACGAACCTCTGTCGAACCTCGATGCCAAGCTGCGCAACCAGATGCGGATTGAGATCAAGGCATTGCAGCGCCGGTTGGGCGTGACCTCTATCTATGTGACCCACGATCAGGTCGAAGCGATGACCATGGCGGATCGCATCATCGTGCTGAACGGTGGCCGTATCGAACAGATCGGCACCCCGTCTGAGATCTACCACAACCCGGCGTCTGTCTTTGTGGCGTCGTTTATGGGCGCCCCGCCGATGAATCTGATCGACGCCACCATCGCCAACGGCCAGGTGACATTGCCGGATGGTGTCTCCATGGGCGCGCTGGACACCTCGGCCCAGGGCGCGGTCAAGCTGGGTATCCGGCCGGAGGACGTCCAGCTGGTTGCCGAAGGTGGCCTTGCCATCAATGTGGAGCTGATCGAAGAACTCGGCGCCCATCGTCTGTTGCATGGCAAGCTGGGGGGGCAACCCTTCACCATTCACGTACTGAAGGACATCCCGGTTGATCCCGGCACCCATCAGATATCGGTCGACCCGGCAGCGATCTGCCTGTTTGACGCGGAAAGCGGCCAGCGACGATGA
- a CDS encoding endonuclease/exonuclease/phosphatase family protein, translated as MTRVLDSLPTVSSDLQARIKAAPRNAVAHRALMAEVPAMSTLQSGGQASLEVLTASVSVVAWNVERCLFPEDTARHIQPLAPQVVLLSEVDHGMARTGQRHTTEAMAKALDMAYVFGVEFHELDLGGPTEQAFCTDDFNLFGWHGNAILSAVPPERVTLIRLDDHGHWFSSDEVPADPEQPRLGGRMAIAAVLPTEAGPICVVSTHLESNADAEHRHAQFDRLLHAIEAFAPDMPVLIGGDLNTGNHLPPDFDWQRETLFDLARAHGYDWSATPDGVTTRPSLITPHPDRQMKLDWFCTRGMRSTENRLVSSVDENGRPLSDHDAVWCRVALD; from the coding sequence ATGACACGGGTTCTGGACAGCCTGCCGACGGTTTCATCCGATCTGCAGGCGCGGATCAAGGCGGCGCCGCGCAATGCGGTGGCGCACCGGGCGCTGATGGCTGAGGTGCCGGCAATGTCGACCTTGCAATCCGGCGGTCAGGCCTCTCTGGAGGTCTTGACCGCCTCGGTTTCCGTTGTTGCCTGGAACGTCGAGCGCTGCCTGTTCCCGGAGGATACGGCCCGCCATATTCAACCTCTCGCCCCGCAGGTCGTCCTGCTGTCGGAGGTGGATCACGGCATGGCCCGCACCGGTCAGCGCCACACCACCGAGGCCATGGCGAAAGCGCTGGACATGGCTTACGTCTTTGGCGTTGAGTTCCATGAGCTGGATCTGGGGGGCCCGACCGAGCAGGCCTTCTGTACGGATGATTTCAACCTGTTTGGCTGGCACGGGAACGCCATCCTCTCGGCCGTTCCGCCAGAGCGTGTCACCCTGATCCGGCTGGATGACCACGGCCACTGGTTTTCCTCCGATGAGGTGCCCGCCGATCCGGAGCAGCCACGTCTTGGCGGGCGGATGGCTATCGCGGCGGTCCTGCCGACTGAGGCGGGGCCGATTTGCGTTGTCTCCACCCATCTGGAAAGCAATGCTGACGCCGAACACCGCCATGCGCAATTCGACCGTCTGCTGCATGCAATTGAGGCGTTTGCGCCGGATATGCCGGTGTTGATCGGCGGGGATCTCAACACCGGCAACCATTTGCCGCCTGATTTCGATTGGCAACGTGAGACGCTGTTCGATCTGGCGCGCGCGCATGGCTATGACTGGTCCGCGACCCCGGATGGTGTCACCACCCGGCCAAGCCTCATCACGCCGCATCCGGACCGGCAGATGAAACTGGATTGGTTCTGCACCCGTGGCATGCGCTCAACGGAAAACCGTCTGGTGTCTTCAGTTGATGAAAATGGCCGCCCGCTGTCCGATCACGATGCTGTCTGGTGCCGCGTCGCGCTGGACTGA
- a CDS encoding bifunctional transcriptional activator/DNA repair enzyme AdaA, producing the protein MLFDLPDHEALYQALLNRDDRYDGQAYVCVATTGIFCRLICPARKPKRENCQFFGSVGECIEAGFRACKRCHPLRPMAEADPAVATLLAALDQRPDYRWGEGDITRMGFDLSTVRRSFKRQFGMTFLEMARQRRLREGFTVLSDGGKVIEAQLDAQFDSPSAFRAAFARLLGRAPGSLTGEGLLLADWIATPLGDMIAVASKTELHLLEFVERKALKGELDKLQRAVKGDLGIGPTPPSEQIRAELDAFFAGRSARFETPLAYHGTAFMQQVWDALRQIPPGITRSYSEIARIIGRPDATRAVARANGANQIALVVPCHRVIGADGSLTGYGGGLWRKQRLLDIERQYRTSAAQPV; encoded by the coding sequence ATGTTGTTTGATCTTCCTGACCATGAGGCGCTGTATCAGGCGCTGCTCAATCGCGATGACCGGTATGACGGGCAGGCTTATGTCTGCGTCGCCACCACCGGCATCTTCTGTCGCCTGATCTGCCCGGCACGCAAACCCAAACGCGAGAACTGCCAGTTTTTCGGCAGCGTAGGCGAATGTATCGAAGCCGGGTTTCGCGCCTGCAAACGGTGCCACCCCCTGCGCCCGATGGCAGAGGCGGATCCCGCAGTGGCCACCCTTTTGGCGGCCTTGGACCAACGCCCGGACTACCGCTGGGGGGAGGGGGATATCACCCGCATGGGCTTTGATCTCTCCACGGTGCGGCGCAGTTTCAAGCGACAGTTCGGCATGACCTTTCTGGAGATGGCCCGCCAGCGCCGACTGCGCGAAGGCTTCACCGTGTTGTCGGACGGCGGCAAGGTGATCGAGGCGCAGCTGGATGCGCAATTTGACTCCCCCAGCGCGTTTCGCGCCGCATTTGCCCGCCTGTTGGGACGTGCGCCTGGCAGCCTGACCGGCGAAGGCCTGTTGCTGGCGGATTGGATTGCGACACCGCTTGGTGACATGATTGCCGTTGCCAGCAAGACAGAACTGCATTTGCTGGAATTTGTGGAGCGCAAGGCGCTCAAGGGCGAATTGGATAAATTGCAACGCGCCGTGAAAGGCGACCTCGGCATAGGTCCCACACCGCCGAGCGAGCAGATCCGGGCGGAACTGGATGCGTTTTTTGCGGGGCGTTCGGCGCGATTTGAGACTCCTTTGGCCTATCATGGCACAGCCTTCATGCAACAGGTCTGGGATGCGCTGCGACAGATCCCACCGGGCATCACCCGCAGCTATTCGGAGATTGCGCGCATCATTGGCCGCCCTGATGCCACCCGTGCTGTTGCCCGCGCCAATGGCGCCAATCAGATCGCTTTGGTGGTGCCCTGCCACCGGGTGATTGGTGCGGATGGGTCGCTGACCGGATACGGTGGGGGGCTGTGGCGCAAACAGCGGCTCTTGGACATTGAGCGCCAGTATCGCACATCGGCGGCGCAGCCGGTCTGA